The sequence below is a genomic window from Opitutia bacterium.
GGCGATCTCGGTGACTTCGAGCTCGAAAAGACGGCGGACAAATTTCGGCGTCGCACGGCTGAGGATGACCTCGGGGCCGCGGCTGGAGTTCTCAATCTCGAGCAGGAAGCAGCGGATGCGCTCGCCCGGGGCGTATTCCTCGCCGGGGACCTGTTCCTTGCCGGGCATGATGGCCTCGGCCTTGCCCAGATCGATGTAGAGATCGTTGCGTTCGCGACGGCGCACGGTGCCGCTGACGATGTCGCCGACGGAATCCTTGAAGTCGTCGTAGATGCGCTCCTTCTCGAATTGGCGGAGACGCTGCATGATCGCCTGACGCGCGGTCTGCGCCGCGATGCGGCCGAGGTAAGAGGGATCGATTTCCTTTTCGATCGTGTCGCCGACCAGGGCGCCGGCTTTGAACACCTGGGCCTTCTCGATATGGATCTGCGTCTTCGGATCCGAAACGGAATCCGTCACCTTCATGATCGCCCACGCCTTCAGCTTTCCGTCCTTGGGATTGATCTCGATCTTGAGCTCCTGGCCCGAATTCACGCCCTTCAGCGCCGCCGTTTTAATGGCGTTCACAATGGCGGAGATCATATCGGCACGGGGAATGCCTTTCTCCTTCTCCATGTATTCGAGGACGGACAGGATTTCGCTGCTCATGATGTTGGTGTGGTGGGAAAAAAAAGGCGGGACCCGTAGGCCCGCCCACTTGTGGAAAGTGAACTTGAGTGAGCGCGCAAGGTAGCCGCCGCGAGCGCGCGTTGTCAAGCGCGCCGCCTGTAGCGAGCTGACAGGCACTTACGCGCGATATTCCCGATCGATCAACCACCCCAGCAACCCTTGCGCCGCTCCATGGGAGAGCGGCCAATCGCGAGTGCCCGTCACGGCCAGCCGTTTGAGCCCACGGCGAACCGCGTCCGGCAGATCGCCCGCGAACCAGTGAAACCAGAATTCGTCCAAGCCCGGACGCTCATCGCTCGCGGCGAGGAGCGGCAAAAATCCATCGCAGACCAACGTGTCGAAGCGCGGCCCGCTCACCGCGTCCGCCATGACGTCGCGGCTGAGTTGCTCGTGCAACACGCGAAACACCCCCGCGCGGCGCGCATGCGCCGTCGTCACGTCCGGACCAAAGGCGAGCACCGGCAACGCCCCGCCCCACTCCGCGAGTCGTCGCGGCCAGTCCGGCACGCGCGCCACCCACTCCCGATATTGCGCGAGCCGCGTGCGCGGGTGATTTGCCGGGCGCACTCCGTGCGTTTGCCAACCGTGCACCGACGCCAACGCCGCCACGACGCGATCATCTTCCCCGGCGCGCCAGTCGTCGATACCCCAACGCTCCGCCGTCGCGAGCATCGGGACGCGATTGTGCCGGTAGCCGAGAATCTCGAGCGCGGTGTGATGCGCAGCGGCATCGAAACCGAGTCGCGCGATCCGCTGACGCGCCGTCGCGACCTTCGCATTCCAGCGCTGGTGCGCGAGCTCCGCGAGGCGCGCGCGCAGCACGTCGGGCGGCAGATTCGCCAGCTCCTCCAGCCGCCGCCACTCGTCCCGCGCCGTCAACGCCTCGAGCGCGTCGTCCGCGGCGTATTCCTCGAGGTCGCGATGCAGCAGCGGCAGCAACACCAGCGCCGGAATCCCGGTCCCGTCCGCCCGCCGCTGCGGCGGCTCGCCGGATTCGGGCGGGAACAAGAGCACATGCAGAACCACCTCCGCATACGCCGCGTTCTCCGCGTGTCCATGCGCGCGCCAGTCACGCGCGTGGAAATGCACTTCCACGTCTCCGACGATTTCGTGGCCGTCGATGCGCAGTTGGGCGGTTCGAAAATCCGGCCCGCCGAGCAAATTCCAGCGGCCGGGAAAAACGATATCGAGCGCGCGACCGTCGACGAGTTTCGCGCGCGCGGCCGCGAAATCCTGCTGCAGCCAGATTTTTTGCACGACGCGCTCGTGCATGGTAAAAGGCCCGTAGAGGCCTTGCATTTCCGCAACGGACGAATGGAGGGGAGCCATGGCGATGAAGGACGCCGCGTGGCCCCGTCGGCGAGTTGCGGGCTGGACACTGCGGAAATTCCGCCAACGCTGCCAGCGATTTCCTCGCTCCCACGGAAGGGTGGCAGAGTGGTCTATTGCGGCGGTCTTGAAAACCGCTGAGGCGAAAGCCTCCGGGGGTTCGAATCCCTCCCCTTCCGCCACTTGGTGATTAGTGAGTTATGAAACTAATAACTCACAAATAACACGCGAAACGGGTGGCGGATTTTTACAATGTGGCCAAATTGTGGCCACAATTCGACCATGAAACGCCCCAAGAATCCGAAATTTCCAAGAGGCGAACCTCGCTGGAGGTGGCATCCCAACCGTGGCCCCGACGGAAAAATTTGCTCCTTTAGCTGCCGCGTCGAGTGGCTCGAAAACGGTGTGAGACAACGCAAGAACGTGCCGACCGCAGAAGAGGCTGACGCGTTGATCGCCGCGATTAAGAAGCGCACCGTGCAAGCCGACGCCGGGCTCACCACTCAAGTCACGCAACTCACCAAAGCGCAGATCGAGTTCGCCGAACTGGCGTTCACCCGCCTTCGCGACGCCGGTTACTACGTCCCGGAAGAAATTGAGTCGGCGAGTTCGATTTTGAAGGCGGTGCAGTGGTTCGCCGATAATTACAACCCTGATCAGGCGATTCCTCCGACCGTGTCTGAGGCAGTCAGTCGGTTTCTCGCCACGCGTGCAAACAAATCACCTCGCACATACAAGTCTCACAAAACCTACTTGGAGGAGTTTGCGACGAACTACGGTTCCCAATCCATCGCGGCGATTACCCCGGCGATGGTGGATGAACATATTCGCACGTGTCCCTTCGGAAATGTCGCCAAGCTCCACCGCTGGGACTCGCTCCACGCTCTGTTTGAGTTCGCTCGCGGGAAGAAAAACGTCAACGGCACGTGGGTCGGAGTAAACCCTGTGAAGGCTGTCGCGGAGCCTGAATATTCACCTTCGCGTCCGAAAATCTATACTGTCAAAGAATGCGAACAACTGATCAAAGGCGCGGTGCTAAACTGCTACGCACCGAACCGCACCTCCATGTTCTCCCGTTTCGCGTCGACGCATAGGTTCTGGACTAAGATCAAAGCCTCCTCGATCATTCGCTGCTGCGTTTTTTCTGACACCAAACGATCGCTGCGCTCCCTGCTGACCTGCTTCGACAGCGATATGCAGAGCGTCTGCAGCGCCAAGCATTGCTCGGAGAGAATTTGAGACTCCTTGCGCAAGGCGGCGAATTCCTGCTGCAACGCTTCGCAAATTTTCGAGGAGGCGTCCGCGCCGTTCGGCAAGGATTGCGAGTTTTCTGGCGTGCTCATAGTCTATTTCTGTGGAGTGTTGCTGGGCCCAAGTGGCACTTCCACCGGAAGAATCCATACTGTGGTCGTCCCGCGCACGTCGATCGTCCCCTGCTGCGTGCCGGGCTTCATTTGCACCCAGAGGCGACCCTCCGGATCGCGCAACGACACGATCCGTTGAGCCCAAACCGAGTCCCGAAGCTCCATCGCGGCCTTCTGCTTCTGCTGTTTCAGCTTTCGAAGGCACTGGATTAGATGCCGCCGTTCCGCTTCCAATTCTTCTATCTGCGTTTGGCTTCGCCTGATCTGCGCTCGTTCCTGAATTTGGATTGTCAGATTGGACATCAGGAGAACGACAAGGACCACGACCGCCGTCCCTTTGATAATCCGCCACGAGCGGCCACGGCTCACCGAAACCGTGTCCGGTGATTTCGTGCCAGAAGGCGCGCTCGCGAGGCGCTCCTCCAAGCCGTTCATACGTCTCGCGAACTCCTCGCGAAAAGCCTGGAGGGAGGCCGACGATGTCACCTCCAAACACTCGCGGACCAACGGCTGCCCACCTTCCGGCGAGCGCAGCCACGCGTGGACGCAATTCGGCAAGCTCTGCTGCAGCAGCGCCAATGTCGCGGCATGAAGCCGGCTTGTCACCGAGCCAAGCGGCTGTGCTCCAGGGGAAGTCGGAGGAGTATTTTCCACCGAGGAACTCGAAACTACATTCGTTTTCTGCGATGCCATAGAAGCCTTTCACTTTGCGGTAGAACGCTGTGACATGTCGCACACCTGGTGCCTCACGGAGGGCGTCCAGTAGCTCACAACGACTTCGAAGAACGCCTTGCCGGGTCAGCTCTCCGAGCTCTCCATCTATCGCTAGCAACGCGGCACGCGCATCGTCGCTGATGCCACGACCGCGCGGCTCTTGCGTAAGCCTGCGTCGAAAAAAATCTCTGCCACACGAGAAGCCGTGCTCGAGATTGATGAGGCGGCAATCTGCCTCGAGCAGTTCGATTAGTTCTTTCCGCTTCGGCAGGATCTCGACAGTCCGTCCAGTCAGCAGATCTAATGGGATGCCCACCGTGTGGGTATCCGGACCGTCTGGATGCAACACAATCATGCGGGCAATCCGAGTCGATGGCAACGCACCCAAACGAAGTTTAAGGCGATGGTTCGCGATCGAATAAATCCTGTGCAGCCCTACAACCGATAACGGTTCCGAGAACCGCTGGACGAACTGCACAGCCCGACATTTGCGGCTTCCAAGGGAGAGCACCACGTCTTTGATTTCCTGCTGATCGCCGGCCAAAAATTCGGGCGACATGTCACGCAGCGAACCCTTGCCTGCAACGTTCTGTCCGGGATACTCAGCAGAGGTTTGGGGAAGCGACTTCTCAATCATCGCAGTGCCTCCTCAGTTGCACGCTCGTTTGCTCGGCGCCGATTCGTGCGAACCGTGTGTTTGGCCGCCGGCATCGCCGCCAGGTGAAGCGCAAGTTGCCGCCGCAAACTGGTCAGCGTGGCTTCCGTCTTGTCGAGCTGGTGCATCAGGTCGGTCAGCTTCGCGGCTTCACCGAGCGCCAAACGAACGTCACCTTGCCGCAGCAGTTCCGCCTTCAATTCCCGCACGGAATTCGCGACGAAGACGGAAACCTGCAGCATACGCGCAATATCCGCCGATACCTGCGACATGGTCGACGGAGTCGCGGGCTTCCGTCCGTCCTCCGTGAGAAGATCAATCGCTTGAATGACGGCCCAAGTTACCGATTTGTGATGAGAGTCGGCGTATTCCAGAATGGCCGCGTCTGTGGAGGCGGGTAACCGCAGATGCCGCCGATGTGTTTTCGTGTTCATCGGGCGACGGATGGCACATTCGTAATACCTTGGTTGCTTTCCAAACCGAACAGCTCCGCCTGCACTACGCCTTGCTCAGTTTGCTTCGCCAGGCGTGCTTTCCGAGATGTGATCGAGCCATCGTGGCCAAATTTCGCCAGTAAGTGGCGCTTCACTGACATCTGTTCCCGTTCCGTGAGTTCGAACGTGTAGGTGACAGTGCCGAACTGAACTTTCGCTAGTTCGCGACTTTTGGCCTTCCGCAAGGCTTCCGGAGACTTCGATATGGTCATGCCCATAATTATGGGCCGCCGACGCCTCCATGCAGAATGGCATTTTCTCCAATGAAAACGTGTTTACATCGTCAAATGTTGGACAGTAATCTATTTCCGAAATGCCTCGCACTAAGCGCTGTTCGCCAGGTCCGTCAGACAACCCTTCCGAAATCGCTCGTTTTGAGCTGTGGGAGCGGATGCGCGCCGGATTCGCAAAGATACTCGAAGCAAATCAATTGACCCTGGCCGAGGCGAAATCGATCGCTCAGCACTCGCGCCTTGTCGGCATGAAGGAGTTCCGAACAAGAACTCAAATGAGCGAACGGACATTCCGGAATTGGTGGAATAATTTTACTGACCGGCCCTCGGGAGCATTCCGCCGATCTGGGCGCCGCCATAGGCCAACCCAGAATTGCATGAGGGGGCGCTGCGTGCGCTGGCTGGAATACCAATTCGATCGCCTCTTTCGGCATCCTTCCATCTGCTACTCGTCGCGGGAAATGTGGGAAACCTGCAAGGCGGCAGGAGGATTCCCCACCTGTTCCTATCGAACGTTCCGACGCGTGCTTGAAAAGCTGAATCATTGCTCGGGAACGCAATACGAATGGTGGAAAAAACAAGCCCAACGCGAAAGACGAACTCGCTATCTCCGTGAACGCTCGAAGCGCAAGAACGCACGCGCGTGAACCAGCGACATGTCACAACCCGGGACGCCCCCGGACGACATCTGATCGATCCAAGGCCGTCGGGATGAGGTTAGCGATACACGCCGTGTCCGCCGCAAACCTCACCCGATAGTGGCAAAACGCGTGTGGATTTGCAGGTTGGCGGCGGCCCTTTTCGGCTCTGGTCGCCAGCCCTGCGCGCTCTAGGTCGGCACTCGAATAACAGCTACCTGAAGCCGAGTCGCGAGAGCGATTCGACTCCCGTTCCTTCGACGGATGAAGTGGCTGGATGACTCGTTTCGACCAAGCTATTCAGGGTTACCTCACGTATTGCGCCGAAGAGCGAAAATTCAGCTTCCACACGCTAAAAGCCTATCGGCTCGACCTTCACGCGCTGCGTGCGTTCGTCGCCGCAGCTGATCTGAATGCCGTTAAGCGCGATACGTTGCGCGAATTTCTCCGCACCTATGCGGACAGCAAACCACGGACAGTGCGACGCAAGCTAGCCTCCGTAAAATCGTTTTTCCGGTATTTAGCCGGCGAGAATGTCATTGCGATCGATCCGGCGCAGGATCTTCGCAGCGGCGTCAAGCTGGGGCGGCCCTTACCCCCCACCGTCTCGAAAGCAGGGATTAAGCAACTGATCGCGACGGCGTATCGTCCGGCGTCGAGTAACCGGCGAAAAACGATCGCGCGGCAGAAGCGGAACGCCGCGCTAATTGAGCTGCTTTTCTGCACCGGCATGCGGGTATCGGAAATTTCGCGCCTGACGCTCACGGCAGTGAACCTATCCGACGACACCATCTTGGTAGACGGAAAAGGCAGTCGCGAACGGACGGTTCCAATCGTCAGCCCTGAGCTGCGCCGAGCCCTCCAAATCTGGCTCGATCTTCGGGAGCGGATCGATTCTGAGCTGCCTTTTCTTTTCCTGAACCGGGCCGGGCGCCGCCTCAGCGAACAGTCGATCCGGACAGTCGTGCGCCAGGCCGCCGCCACCAGCGGCTGCGGGCGCGTGACGCCGCATATGTTCCGGCATACACTCGCGACGCAGTTGCTCGAGGAAGGCGTGGACCTTCGTCACATTCAGCGCCTCCTCGGACACAGTTCCATCGCCACCACGACGATCTACGCGCAGGTCAGTGACCGCGCGCAACGGGAATGCCTTCAATTGCGGCATCCACGCCGTCTCTTTCGGGCCAGCGGCCCCAGAAAGGCAGGATAACTAAGGATTATCCTGCAATCAGTATGCGCCGAACCAAGCGTTCTTCCCCTGCCGGTAGTGCACTGCCCGAGATCGAGTGCATCGAACTATTGGAGAACATCGAGGAGGCTTACGCACGCGAATACGGCGTCGCCCCATTCAACATCTCGCATTGGGATCCCACGGAGGAATTCGAAACCGCAATGCTACCACATCTGGACCTGCCTTCCCTGAGCAGCGCCATTGCGTATCGGTTTTCCTACCAAGTCGCCGAAACCGAGGCTGTGATCGCCAAGTTTGGGGCGTCGACCCAAAACAGCTTTGGCGTCTTCACGCCCTCCACGACTACTTCGATCCTTTGTGTGCTGAATTGGCTCCGTAGCCGCGCCCGGCAGCGCATCGTGGCCGTGTGCCCGGCCTATTTTTCCCTGTTCCACGCCGCCGACCGGTTTGGCATCGCCACTCAAAAGATATTCCTGCGCCGAAGTGCTGAGGGATTTTGGCTGAAACCTGCAATGGCCAAGATGGGACGGAAGCCTGGGGTGCTTTGGCTCACTAATCCGGTCTACGGAGCCGGCGTCTATTTCGGTGACGACGACGTAGCATTCATTGACCAACTCTTGGTCGACGGATGGACCGTCATTGCAGATGAGTGCTTGGCGCTGCCAGGTCGGGAGTTGGTGCGCCGGCTCGGGTAACCTTGCCCTCCTCGGCGCTCCCAGCGTGCCACGCCCGTCAAGGTCGTCCTCCTTCGCCCGCCTCCGGCGGTGACGTGGCGCGGGAGCGAGCCTGAGACACGGACACGTCGTCCGACCGGCGAACGCGCTCGCGCGCGACGAACCATGAATACGATTCACTACGGAATGGACGAGCGGGAGCACGCGACGGTG
It includes:
- a CDS encoding DUF2851 family protein; this encodes MAPLHSSVAEMQGLYGPFTMHERVVQKIWLQQDFAAARAKLVDGRALDIVFPGRWNLLGGPDFRTAQLRIDGHEIVGDVEVHFHARDWRAHGHAENAAYAEVVLHVLLFPPESGEPPQRRADGTGIPALVLLPLLHRDLEEYAADDALEALTARDEWRRLEELANLPPDVLRARLAELAHQRWNAKVATARQRIARLGFDAAAHHTALEILGYRHNRVPMLATAERWGIDDWRAGEDDRVVAALASVHGWQTHGVRPANHPRTRLAQYREWVARVPDWPRRLAEWGGALPVLAFGPDVTTAHARRAGVFRVLHEQLSRDVMADAVSGPRFDTLVCDGFLPLLAASDERPGLDEFWFHWFAGDLPDAVRRGLKRLAVTGTRDWPLSHGAAQGLLGWLIDREYRA
- the nusA gene encoding transcription termination/antitermination protein NusA, encoding MSSEILSVLEYMEKEKGIPRADMISAIVNAIKTAALKGVNSGQELKIEINPKDGKLKAWAIMKVTDSVSDPKTQIHIEKAQVFKAGALVGDTIEKEIDPSYLGRIAAQTARQAIMQRLRQFEKERIYDDFKDSVGDIVSGTVRRRERNDLYIDLGKAEAIMPGKEQVPGEEYAPGERIRCFLLEIENSSRGPEVILSRATPKFVRRLFELEVTEIADGTVKIEAFAREPGYRTKIAVTSTDPKVDPVGACVGARGARVKSIVRELGGEKIDIIPYHADPKEMLVEALKPAVPRETILDEKNKRMLVRVANEDLAVAIGRKGQNARLTSRLVGWRLDIEEWKATASDPRAQAINALVGAFGFDNSIAERLVANGINSPAAFEGVEASDLAGMGFTDEEAQGVIAKVSGAQA
- a CDS encoding tyrosine-type recombinase/integrase, coding for MTRFDQAIQGYLTYCAEERKFSFHTLKAYRLDLHALRAFVAAADLNAVKRDTLREFLRTYADSKPRTVRRKLASVKSFFRYLAGENVIAIDPAQDLRSGVKLGRPLPPTVSKAGIKQLIATAYRPASSNRRKTIARQKRNAALIELLFCTGMRVSEISRLTLTAVNLSDDTILVDGKGSRERTVPIVSPELRRALQIWLDLRERIDSELPFLFLNRAGRRLSEQSIRTVVRQAAATSGCGRVTPHMFRHTLATQLLEEGVDLRHIQRLLGHSSIATTTIYAQVSDRAQRECLQLRHPRRLFRASGPRKAG